The following are encoded in a window of Thunnus albacares chromosome 17, fThuAlb1.1, whole genome shotgun sequence genomic DNA:
- the arhgap23a gene encoding rho GTPase-activating protein 23 isoform X2, translating to MDQAKGRRDGLSSAGDNPRPPMAARPGREGGGMGWKGPRTLVLHKNSQGFGFTLRHFIVYPPESALHTNLKDEENGNGKGYQKGRLEPMDTIFVKNVREKGPAHQAGLCTGDRLVKVNGESVLGKTYSQVIALIQNSESVLELSIMPKDEDVLQLAYSQDAYLTGNEPFSGGAENLPPPPPLCYPRTKTTSPAGAPPSAAMGQNQLDNWSRWAGSSSPSSPLDNRSAVGSPASWQEGRAGEPGGVGHSSPAHRTEEIQYGMTSQQPQGQTRGRSYSSSSSSGGPLSSPLQVHYPNHHAASSSQAQPRKSSSAWTSPPLPQLSHGRSERCQQALSDWYYSQLPERSGRSMQTRHRSYSQDRLSETRRQQQRAGWPHSASQDTLLLLQQSGPGPQGDPYWSYGDWEGGPGRGHPASNYTRTRSENLLAQYDRHGRSLEMLDRAAAGLVSPRFERPSWHQQAPQPPPRTDAYSRQGSHYGASQAPPMSRHSQSHSKHHPQTHTQSHSQPQQAAPQSRRLPPGQSMDDQPVGYRSYSPSFYRKTGRIMQQAHSFRDPSYSGPHLNWNPAPKTSPPEGTPAPLSSSTASPLASTTPESQDRAYRPTNHERERGSVEGQSEVLAQTQEVVMRQKPPTGRRNAHGMRHPHYALPMDGLEPSLFSPDPQDSAPTLGSSGDRAPHKTNGNLAPLPIEDDSLASIPYIDEPTSPGADLRARHVPASSVVSSGMSSAPAVVTSPASPTFTFPLTRLFSHDCTITTERSKSCDEGLNTFREEGRVFSRLPKRVKSFFTDGSLDNIGTAEEVRSKRHSTSELGNITYSDVRREGWLHFKQILTEKGKKVGSGMRPWKRVFSVLRSHSLFLYKDKREAVLRGATIGGGAEDEQPISIRGCLVDIAYSETKRKHALRLTTQDFCEYLLQAEDREDMLDWIKVIRENSKTDNEELGFSRQALINKKLNDYRKQSPTGSKPDSSPRMPRMKPPFLLAKTENAAGAPRSPKPDGKDESSPPKSPWGINIMKKTKKAGPKAFGVRLEECQPGANNKFIPMIVEICCGLVEEMGLEYTGIYRVPGNNAMVSMLQDQLNKGVDINPAEEKWQDLNVVSSLLKSFFRKLPEPLFTNDKYNDFIDANRMESASDRLKTMKKLIRDLPDYYYHTLKFLVCHLKTVADNSDKNKMEPRNLALVFGPTLVRTSEDNMKDMVTHMPDRYKIVETLIQHYIWFFNEEPDKDEKTPVDTEDVQPAPNIDHLLSNIGRTALLGEASDSTNSDSAKSKGSWGSKKDLTAKDFLTLSIMSAVTGRKRRKRHNGRRVGSSTDDDSEHEPIKAGHLGAEEEEEAESPVGDTAPRAEGEEDDDEEEEEEEEEEDEEVVESRVKEEVEEEVVAVIPSRSCCKEEEEAGGSQAAMLLQEEEARAEVKGPPWRAPEDARSIVSGYSTLSTLGRSLGSEGRGDDADDEHSELVSETDNESGFASRSLTQERPDKHPPIPVNTQPPAAPRSFLYTHYKPPVLSPTNLLAPPTPLTHTPDSAERSEGGARSTTPSSSSFSSSSTTHRLHSRPSFNSHKLIQCDTLARKKLKGEKAKARSLDLLELSETAAQGDRAGPEDAPRARRETSRTNPSSGSSQESLRLSRPKPALPPSEAASFTPTGPGGRSLAEQVRARLLGSADDLRSVGLRKPLSPETRRKRRAWRRHTVVASPTEASEKRPPMTVNDFPLSPNTQNQVKTPGLPRDADGHEQGPATHQAPTSRFHQYL from the exons GCATACTCCCAGGATGCCTACTTGACGGGCAACGAACCCTTCTCAGGGGGAGCTGAGAACCTCCCGCCGCCGCCTCCCCTCTGTTACCCTCGCACTAAGACCACGTCCCCTGCTGGAGCCCCTCCGTCTGCCGCCATGGGCCAGAATCAGCTGGATAACTGGAGTCGCTGGGCAGGTTCTTCCAGTCCTTCTTCACCTTTGGACAACCGCTCTGCAGTGGGCAGCCCAGCCAGCTGGCAGGAGGGGCGGGCAGGAGAGCCAGGTGGTGTGGGTCACAGCAGCCCTGCCCACCGCACAGAGGAGATCCAGTACGGTATGACCAGCCAGCAGCCTCAGGGCCAGACCAGGGGGCGCTCCTActcttcctcttcctcgtcAGGAGGCCCTTTGTCCAGCCCGCTGCAAGTCCACTACCCCAACCACCATGCTGCCAGCTCCTCACAGGCCCAGCCACGCAAGTCCAGCTCTGCCTGGACCAGTCCCCCCCTGCCCCAGCTCAGCCACGGCCGCAGTGAGCGCTGCCAGCAGGCCCTCTCTGACTGGTACTACAGCCAGCTGCCTGAGCGCTCAGGACGCAGCATGCAGACCCGCCACCGCAGCTACTCTCAGGACCGGCTCAGTGAGACAaggaggcagcagcagcgggcAGGCTGGCCACACAGCGCCTCACAGGACACCCTGCTGTTACTACAGCAGTCAGGACCAGGGCCACAAGGAGATCCCTACTGGTCATATGGAGACTGGGAAGGGGGCCCAGGTAGGGGCCATCCTGCCTCTAACTATACCCGAACTCGCTCTGAAAACCTGCTGGCCCAGTACGATCGCCACGGCCGCTCATTAGAGATGCTGGACCGAGCAGCAGCTGGACTGGTCTCGCCTCGGTTTGAGAGGCCCTCATGGCACCAGCAGGCTCCCCAGCCACCCCCCAGAACTGACGCCTACTCGAGGCAGGGGAGCCATTACGGTGCTTCACAAGCTCCTCCGATGTCCCGACACTCACAGTCACATTCTAAACACCACCCCCAGACCCACACCCAGTCCCACTCCCAGCCCCAGCAGGCCGCCCCTCAGAGCAGGCGACTTCCTCCCGGGCAAAGCATGGACGACCAGCCGGTGGGCTACCGCAGCTACAGCCCGTCTTTTTACCGTAAGACGGGCCGCATCATGCAGCAAGCACACTCTTTCAGGGACCCTTCGTATTCTGGCCCCCACTTGAACTGGAACCCAGCCCCTAAAACCAGCCCACCAGAGGGCACCCCAGCACCTCTCAGCTCCTCGACCGCATCCCCGCTGGCCTCCACCACACCCGAATCCCAGGACAGAGCGTACAGGCCTACGAACCACGAGAGGGAACGGGGGTCAGTGGAGGGGCAGTCAGAGGTGTTGGCACAGACCCAGGAAGTGGTAATGAGACAGAAACCTCCCACCGGGCGGAGGAACGCCCATGGCATGCGTCATCCCCACTATGCCTTGCCCATGGACGGGCTAGAACCCTCATTGTTTTCCCCAGATCCCCAGGACTCAGCCCCCACCCTGGGCTCCTCAGGAGACAGAGCCCCACATAAAACAAACGGCAACCTCGCCCCCCTCCCTATAGAGGATGACTCCCTGGCCTCCATCCCCTACATAG ATGAGCCGACCAGCCCCGGCGCTGATTTGCGTGCCCGCCATGTGCCGGCGTCCTCCGTGGTGTCCAGCGGCATGAGTTCGGCGCCTGCCGTGGTCACCAGCCCCGCCTCCCCCACCTTCACCTTCCCCCTCACTAGGCTCTTCTCACACGACTGCA CCATCACCACAGAGCGCTCCAAGTCATGTGACGAAGGACTCAACACGTTCAGAGAGGAAGGGCGAGTCTTCTC GAGGCTACCAAAGAGAGTGAAGAGTTTCTTCACAGATGGG tctctGGACAACATTGGGACAGCAGAGGAGGTTCGCTCCAAACGCCACTCCACCTCAGAGCTGGGAAACATCACTTACAGCGACGTACGGCGAGAAGGATGGCTGCACTTCAAGCAAATCCTCACAGAAAAGGGCAAG AAGGTGGGCAGCGGCATGCGTCCATGGAAGCGAGTCTTTTCAGTGCTTCGCTCCCATTCACTGTTCCTCTACAAGGACAAGAGGGAGGCGGTGCTTCGAGGGGCCACCATCGGAGGGGGGGCTGAGGACGAGCAGCCGATCAGCATCCGGGGCTGCCTGGTGGACATTGCTTACAGTGAGACCAAGCGCAAGCACGCCCTGCGGCTGACCACCCAGGACTTCTGTGAGTACCTGCTGCAGGCGGAGGACCGGGAGGACATGCTGGACTGGATAAAGGTCATCAGGGAGAACAGCAAGACGGACAACGAG GAGCTCGGCTTTTCCAGACAGGCACTCATAAATAAGAAGCTGAATGATTACAGGAAACAAAG TCCAACAGGTAGTAAGCCCGACTCCTCTCCCAGGATGCCCCGCATGAAGCCTCCCTTCCTGCTCGCCAAGACAGAGAACGCTGCCGGAGCGCCGCGCTCCCCCAAACCAGACGGCAAAG ATGAGAGCAGCCCTCCAAAGTCTCCGTGGGGAATTAACATcatgaagaagacaaagaaagccGGGCCTAAAGCTTTCGGTGTGAGGTTGGAGGAATGTCAACCGGGTGCTAATAATAAG TTCATCCCGATGATCGTGGAGATCTGCTGTGGTCTGGTGGAGGAGATGGGTCTGGAATACACCGGGATCTACCGGGTGCCAGGGAACAACGCCATGGTGTCGATGCTTCAGGACCAGCTCAACAAGGGAGTCGACATCAACCCTGCAGAGGAG AAATGGCAGGACCTCAACGTTGTCAGCAGCTTACTCAAATCCTTTTTCCGGAAACTTCCAGAGCCGCTTTTCACCAACG ACAAATACAACGACTTCATTGACGCCAATCGGATGGAAAGTGCATCAGACAGACTAAAGACTATGAAGAAACTG ATTCGAGACCTTCCAGATTATTATTACCACACTCTGAAGTTCTTGGTTTGTCACCTGAAGACTGTAGCAGATAACTCAGATAAAAacaag ATGGAGCCTCGTAACCTGGCTCTGGTGTTTGGGCCGACTTTGGTTCGGACGTCCGAAGACAACATGAAAGACATGGTCACACACATGCCCGACCGCTACAAGATAGTAGAAACGCTAATCCAACAT TACATCTGGTTTTTCAATGAAGAGCCAGACAAGGATGAAAAG ACGCCGGTGGACACGGAGGATGTGCAGCCCGCCCCCAACATCGACCACCTGCTGTCCAACATCGGCAGGACCGCTCTGCTCGGGGAGGCCTCAG ACTCAACCAACAGTGACTCAGCGAAATCAAAG ggGTCATGGGGGTCAAAGAAAGACCTCACAGCGAAGGACTTCCTGACTCTGTCCATCATGTCAGCTGTGACGGGCCGCAAACGTAGGAAACGCCATAATGGCCGCCGTGTGGGCAGCAGCACCGACGACGACTCAGAGCACGAGCCAATCAAAGCCGGACATCTaggggcagaggaggaagaggaggcagagtCACCTGTAGGAGACACTGCTCCTcgagcagagggagaggaggatgacgatgaagaagaagaagaggaagaggaggaggaagatgaggaagtTGTAGAAAGCCGAGTgaaagaggaggtagaagaagaggtgGTGGCGGTTATTCCCAGTCGGTCATGCtgtaaagaggaagaggaggcaggaGGAAGTCAGGCAGCCATGCTGCTGCAAGAGGAGGAGGCGCGGGCGGAGGTGAAGGGGCCGCCGTGGCGAGCTCCGGAGGATGCACGCTCTATCGTTTCTGGTTACTCCACCCTCTCCACGTTGGGGCGGAGCCTGGGGTCAGAGGGGAGGGGGGACGACGCCGATGACGAGCACAGCGAGCTGGTGAGCGAGACGGACAATGAGAGCGGCTTCGCCTCACGCTCCCTCACTCAGGAAAGACCCGACAAACACCCACCGATACCTGTGAACACACAACCGCCAGCAGCCCCGCGCAGCTTTCTCTACACACACTACAAACCCCCCGTTCTCTCACCCACGAACCTCCTCGCCCCGCCCacacccctcacacacacaccagactcaGCGGAGAGGAGTGAAGGAGGGGCGCGATCCACCACGCCCTCGtcatcctccttctcctcctcctccactacTCACAGACTGCACTCGCGGCCTTCCTTCAACTCCCACAAGCTGATCCAGTGTGACACTCTGGCCAGGAAGAAGCTGAAGGGGGAGAAGGCCAAGGCTCGCTCCCTGGACCTGTTGGAGCTGTCTGAGACCGCGGCTCAGGGAGACAGGGCCGGGCCGGAGGACGCACCCAGAGCGAGGAGGGAGACCTCCAGAACCAACCCCTCCTCAGGCAGCAGCCAGGAGAGTCTTCGTCTGTCCCGGCCCAAGCCAGCCCTGCCTCCCAGCGAGGCCGCCTCCTTCACCCCGACCGGCCCGGGCGGCAGGTCTTTGGCGGAGCAGGTCCGCGCCCGACTGCTGGGCTCGGCCGACGACCTGCGCAGCGTGGGACTGAGAAAACCGCTGTCGCCCGAGACGCGGAGGAAGAGACGTGCCTGGCGCAGACACACCGTGGTGGCCTCCCCGACTGAGGCGTCCGAAAAGAGACCCCCAATGACTGTCAATGACTTCCCCCTTTCTCCCAACACTCAAAACCAGGTCAAAACACCAGGGCTGCCTCGGGATGCGGACGGGCACGAACAAGGACCGGCTACGCACCAAGCACCCACCTCAAGATTTCACCAGTACCTGTGA
- the arhgap23a gene encoding rho GTPase-activating protein 23 isoform X3 has product MDQAKGRRDGLSSAGDNPRPPMAARPGREGGGMGWKGPRTLVLHKNSQGFGFTLRHFIVYPPESALHTNLKDEENGNGKGYQKGRLEPMDTIFVKNVREKGPAHQAGLCTGDRLVKVNGESVLGKTYSQVIALIQNSESVLELSIMPKDEDVLQLAYSQDAYLTGNEPFSGGAENLPPPPPLCYPRTKTTSPAGAPPSAAMGQNQLDNWSRWAGSSSPSSPLDNRSAVGSPASWQEGRAGEPGGVGHSSPAHRTEEIQYGMTSQQPQGQTRGRSYSSSSSSGGPLSSPLQVHYPNHHAASSSQAQPRKSSSAWTSPPLPQLSHGRSERCQQALSDWYYSQLPERSGRSMQTRHRSYSQDRLSETRRQQQRAGWPHSASQDTLLLLQQSGPGPQGDPYWSYGDWEGGPGRGHPASNYTRTRSENLLAQYDRHGRSLEMLDRAAAGLVSPRFERPSWHQQAPQPPPRTDAYSRQGSHYGASQAPPMSRHSQSHSKHHPQTHTQSHSQPQQAAPQSRRLPPGQSMDDQPVGYRSYSPSFYRKTGRIMQQAHSFRDPSYSGPHLNWNPAPKTSPPEGTPAPLSSSTASPLASTTPESQDRAYRPTNHERERGSVEGQSEVLAQTQEVVMRQKPPTGRRNAHGMRHPHYALPMDGLEPSLFSPDPQDSAPTLGSSGDRAPHKTNGNLAPLPIEDDSLASIPYIGSIKSSRRSSYLLAITTERSKSCDEGLNTFREEGRVFSRLPKRVKSFFTDGSLDNIGTAEEVRSKRHSTSELGNITYSDVRREGWLHFKQILTEKGKKVGSGMRPWKRVFSVLRSHSLFLYKDKREAVLRGATIGGGAEDEQPISIRGCLVDIAYSETKRKHALRLTTQDFCEYLLQAEDREDMLDWIKVIRENSKTDNEELGFSRQALINKKLNDYRKQSPTGSKPDSSPRMPRMKPPFLLAKTENAAGAPRSPKPDGKDESSPPKSPWGINIMKKTKKAGPKAFGVRLEECQPGANNKFIPMIVEICCGLVEEMGLEYTGIYRVPGNNAMVSMLQDQLNKGVDINPAEEKWQDLNVVSSLLKSFFRKLPEPLFTNDKYNDFIDANRMESASDRLKTMKKLIRDLPDYYYHTLKFLVCHLKTVADNSDKNKMEPRNLALVFGPTLVRTSEDNMKDMVTHMPDRYKIVETLIQHYIWFFNEEPDKDEKTPVDTEDVQPAPNIDHLLSNIGRTALLGEASDSTNSDSAKSKGSWGSKKDLTAKDFLTLSIMSAVTGRKRRKRHNGRRVGSSTDDDSEHEPIKAGHLGAEEEEEAESPVGDTAPRAEGEEDDDEEEEEEEEEEDEEVVESRVKEEVEEEVVAVIPSRSCCKEEEEAGGSQAAMLLQEEEARAEVKGPPWRAPEDARSIVSGYSTLSTLGRSLGSEGRGDDADDEHSELVSETDNESGFASRSLTQERPDKHPPIPVNTQPPAAPRSFLYTHYKPPVLSPTNLLAPPTPLTHTPDSAERSEGGARSTTPSSSSFSSSSTTHRLHSRPSFNSHKLIQCDTLARKKLKGEKAKARSLDLLELSETAAQGDRAGPEDAPRARRETSRTNPSSGSSQESLRLSRPKPALPPSEAASFTPTGPGGRSLAEQVRARLLGSADDLRSVGLRKPLSPETRRKRRAWRRHTVVASPTEASEKRPPMTVNDFPLSPNTQNQVKTPGLPRDADGHEQGPATHQAPTSRFHQYL; this is encoded by the exons GCATACTCCCAGGATGCCTACTTGACGGGCAACGAACCCTTCTCAGGGGGAGCTGAGAACCTCCCGCCGCCGCCTCCCCTCTGTTACCCTCGCACTAAGACCACGTCCCCTGCTGGAGCCCCTCCGTCTGCCGCCATGGGCCAGAATCAGCTGGATAACTGGAGTCGCTGGGCAGGTTCTTCCAGTCCTTCTTCACCTTTGGACAACCGCTCTGCAGTGGGCAGCCCAGCCAGCTGGCAGGAGGGGCGGGCAGGAGAGCCAGGTGGTGTGGGTCACAGCAGCCCTGCCCACCGCACAGAGGAGATCCAGTACGGTATGACCAGCCAGCAGCCTCAGGGCCAGACCAGGGGGCGCTCCTActcttcctcttcctcgtcAGGAGGCCCTTTGTCCAGCCCGCTGCAAGTCCACTACCCCAACCACCATGCTGCCAGCTCCTCACAGGCCCAGCCACGCAAGTCCAGCTCTGCCTGGACCAGTCCCCCCCTGCCCCAGCTCAGCCACGGCCGCAGTGAGCGCTGCCAGCAGGCCCTCTCTGACTGGTACTACAGCCAGCTGCCTGAGCGCTCAGGACGCAGCATGCAGACCCGCCACCGCAGCTACTCTCAGGACCGGCTCAGTGAGACAaggaggcagcagcagcgggcAGGCTGGCCACACAGCGCCTCACAGGACACCCTGCTGTTACTACAGCAGTCAGGACCAGGGCCACAAGGAGATCCCTACTGGTCATATGGAGACTGGGAAGGGGGCCCAGGTAGGGGCCATCCTGCCTCTAACTATACCCGAACTCGCTCTGAAAACCTGCTGGCCCAGTACGATCGCCACGGCCGCTCATTAGAGATGCTGGACCGAGCAGCAGCTGGACTGGTCTCGCCTCGGTTTGAGAGGCCCTCATGGCACCAGCAGGCTCCCCAGCCACCCCCCAGAACTGACGCCTACTCGAGGCAGGGGAGCCATTACGGTGCTTCACAAGCTCCTCCGATGTCCCGACACTCACAGTCACATTCTAAACACCACCCCCAGACCCACACCCAGTCCCACTCCCAGCCCCAGCAGGCCGCCCCTCAGAGCAGGCGACTTCCTCCCGGGCAAAGCATGGACGACCAGCCGGTGGGCTACCGCAGCTACAGCCCGTCTTTTTACCGTAAGACGGGCCGCATCATGCAGCAAGCACACTCTTTCAGGGACCCTTCGTATTCTGGCCCCCACTTGAACTGGAACCCAGCCCCTAAAACCAGCCCACCAGAGGGCACCCCAGCACCTCTCAGCTCCTCGACCGCATCCCCGCTGGCCTCCACCACACCCGAATCCCAGGACAGAGCGTACAGGCCTACGAACCACGAGAGGGAACGGGGGTCAGTGGAGGGGCAGTCAGAGGTGTTGGCACAGACCCAGGAAGTGGTAATGAGACAGAAACCTCCCACCGGGCGGAGGAACGCCCATGGCATGCGTCATCCCCACTATGCCTTGCCCATGGACGGGCTAGAACCCTCATTGTTTTCCCCAGATCCCCAGGACTCAGCCCCCACCCTGGGCTCCTCAGGAGACAGAGCCCCACATAAAACAAACGGCAACCTCGCCCCCCTCCCTATAGAGGATGACTCCCTGGCCTCCATCCCCTACATAG GCAGTATTAAATCCAGTCGCCGTTCCTCCTATCTTCTAGCCATCACCACAGAGCGCTCCAAGTCATGTGACGAAGGACTCAACACGTTCAGAGAGGAAGGGCGAGTCTTCTC GAGGCTACCAAAGAGAGTGAAGAGTTTCTTCACAGATGGG tctctGGACAACATTGGGACAGCAGAGGAGGTTCGCTCCAAACGCCACTCCACCTCAGAGCTGGGAAACATCACTTACAGCGACGTACGGCGAGAAGGATGGCTGCACTTCAAGCAAATCCTCACAGAAAAGGGCAAG AAGGTGGGCAGCGGCATGCGTCCATGGAAGCGAGTCTTTTCAGTGCTTCGCTCCCATTCACTGTTCCTCTACAAGGACAAGAGGGAGGCGGTGCTTCGAGGGGCCACCATCGGAGGGGGGGCTGAGGACGAGCAGCCGATCAGCATCCGGGGCTGCCTGGTGGACATTGCTTACAGTGAGACCAAGCGCAAGCACGCCCTGCGGCTGACCACCCAGGACTTCTGTGAGTACCTGCTGCAGGCGGAGGACCGGGAGGACATGCTGGACTGGATAAAGGTCATCAGGGAGAACAGCAAGACGGACAACGAG GAGCTCGGCTTTTCCAGACAGGCACTCATAAATAAGAAGCTGAATGATTACAGGAAACAAAG TCCAACAGGTAGTAAGCCCGACTCCTCTCCCAGGATGCCCCGCATGAAGCCTCCCTTCCTGCTCGCCAAGACAGAGAACGCTGCCGGAGCGCCGCGCTCCCCCAAACCAGACGGCAAAG ATGAGAGCAGCCCTCCAAAGTCTCCGTGGGGAATTAACATcatgaagaagacaaagaaagccGGGCCTAAAGCTTTCGGTGTGAGGTTGGAGGAATGTCAACCGGGTGCTAATAATAAG TTCATCCCGATGATCGTGGAGATCTGCTGTGGTCTGGTGGAGGAGATGGGTCTGGAATACACCGGGATCTACCGGGTGCCAGGGAACAACGCCATGGTGTCGATGCTTCAGGACCAGCTCAACAAGGGAGTCGACATCAACCCTGCAGAGGAG AAATGGCAGGACCTCAACGTTGTCAGCAGCTTACTCAAATCCTTTTTCCGGAAACTTCCAGAGCCGCTTTTCACCAACG ACAAATACAACGACTTCATTGACGCCAATCGGATGGAAAGTGCATCAGACAGACTAAAGACTATGAAGAAACTG ATTCGAGACCTTCCAGATTATTATTACCACACTCTGAAGTTCTTGGTTTGTCACCTGAAGACTGTAGCAGATAACTCAGATAAAAacaag ATGGAGCCTCGTAACCTGGCTCTGGTGTTTGGGCCGACTTTGGTTCGGACGTCCGAAGACAACATGAAAGACATGGTCACACACATGCCCGACCGCTACAAGATAGTAGAAACGCTAATCCAACAT TACATCTGGTTTTTCAATGAAGAGCCAGACAAGGATGAAAAG ACGCCGGTGGACACGGAGGATGTGCAGCCCGCCCCCAACATCGACCACCTGCTGTCCAACATCGGCAGGACCGCTCTGCTCGGGGAGGCCTCAG ACTCAACCAACAGTGACTCAGCGAAATCAAAG ggGTCATGGGGGTCAAAGAAAGACCTCACAGCGAAGGACTTCCTGACTCTGTCCATCATGTCAGCTGTGACGGGCCGCAAACGTAGGAAACGCCATAATGGCCGCCGTGTGGGCAGCAGCACCGACGACGACTCAGAGCACGAGCCAATCAAAGCCGGACATCTaggggcagaggaggaagaggaggcagagtCACCTGTAGGAGACACTGCTCCTcgagcagagggagaggaggatgacgatgaagaagaagaagaggaagaggaggaggaagatgaggaagtTGTAGAAAGCCGAGTgaaagaggaggtagaagaagaggtgGTGGCGGTTATTCCCAGTCGGTCATGCtgtaaagaggaagaggaggcaggaGGAAGTCAGGCAGCCATGCTGCTGCAAGAGGAGGAGGCGCGGGCGGAGGTGAAGGGGCCGCCGTGGCGAGCTCCGGAGGATGCACGCTCTATCGTTTCTGGTTACTCCACCCTCTCCACGTTGGGGCGGAGCCTGGGGTCAGAGGGGAGGGGGGACGACGCCGATGACGAGCACAGCGAGCTGGTGAGCGAGACGGACAATGAGAGCGGCTTCGCCTCACGCTCCCTCACTCAGGAAAGACCCGACAAACACCCACCGATACCTGTGAACACACAACCGCCAGCAGCCCCGCGCAGCTTTCTCTACACACACTACAAACCCCCCGTTCTCTCACCCACGAACCTCCTCGCCCCGCCCacacccctcacacacacaccagactcaGCGGAGAGGAGTGAAGGAGGGGCGCGATCCACCACGCCCTCGtcatcctccttctcctcctcctccactacTCACAGACTGCACTCGCGGCCTTCCTTCAACTCCCACAAGCTGATCCAGTGTGACACTCTGGCCAGGAAGAAGCTGAAGGGGGAGAAGGCCAAGGCTCGCTCCCTGGACCTGTTGGAGCTGTCTGAGACCGCGGCTCAGGGAGACAGGGCCGGGCCGGAGGACGCACCCAGAGCGAGGAGGGAGACCTCCAGAACCAACCCCTCCTCAGGCAGCAGCCAGGAGAGTCTTCGTCTGTCCCGGCCCAAGCCAGCCCTGCCTCCCAGCGAGGCCGCCTCCTTCACCCCGACCGGCCCGGGCGGCAGGTCTTTGGCGGAGCAGGTCCGCGCCCGACTGCTGGGCTCGGCCGACGACCTGCGCAGCGTGGGACTGAGAAAACCGCTGTCGCCCGAGACGCGGAGGAAGAGACGTGCCTGGCGCAGACACACCGTGGTGGCCTCCCCGACTGAGGCGTCCGAAAAGAGACCCCCAATGACTGTCAATGACTTCCCCCTTTCTCCCAACACTCAAAACCAGGTCAAAACACCAGGGCTGCCTCGGGATGCGGACGGGCACGAACAAGGACCGGCTACGCACCAAGCACCCACCTCAAGATTTCACCAGTACCTGTGA